ATAAACACTACAATCATTCTAAGGAAAAAATAGTGAAGCGAGCAATTATTCTGTGTTTAGTTTAACGTGTCTTTTGACTTTGTTTATTCAATGCAGTACAATGACATTGTCCGGGCAGCATATAATAAGTTGAGTGAGGAAGAATTAAGGATGCGAAAGAAGGAGtatttgaaagagaaagaagagtaCGAGAAAGAAATGAAACGTCTAGGAGAGCCGATAGTGCGAAAAGCACGGGTTCACATCAAGGTTAATACACGTCATGATTCGTTAAATACTTAATGAAACTGTATATTTTTCTAATGCATGCATCTAAAAAATGGTGTAGAATCAGAAGTACACTATCCGTTGCTAACCAAAGCAAATGTCAAGCTTAGTTTCACGAATCAATGAAACTAAGAAGCAGCAGATTAGAGACATAGGGTTTGGAGGGCTGTGAAACATACAGTGTCACCGGATTTCTAGTGGCATAGCTACCTGGCTTGTTGATAACTTTAATCCGACATTGAGCAGTTTGAATGTACATGGAGATAGTGTGCTGCCTTTAATATCAAAGAATATTAGTTTAATCCTGGGGGTCCCAAACGAAGGTCCCGTTCCAGTTGAAGACACCGATACAACCAAGGTTGGGGGAACCGAACCAAGTCGCAGGACATACAAATGGAAAGAGCTGCCAAATGAGTTGGTAGCCATGAATGCAGGGAAAGTATTCATACTACTATTTGTGGCATTTTCTTGTAGATGTCTACTAGCTCCAAGCACTAGAGCCGAGCACAAAATAAAACTTTGGACCTGTACGCAATTGGTTGATAGGGTAGCTACATTGAACTGGGCTGAGTATGTGAGGATCGTACTATGCAATAAAGTGCTAGAGGTgtaaaagaaaagtgaaaagcagCATCAATATGTTGGCGGTTGTATCTTCGTTCTGCTGGTAAGATTAGGTAGTTGTAGTCATGATTGAAGTATGCTTTAATGGTTAGATAATACACCATAGAGTAATCAGTTTTGCGTGTATGTAAGCTATTGTCTGTATTTTCACGTTCTGTCGAATTCAGTGTGATGGATTGATTAGATTATGCTCAAATGAGTGCGTTTACAACGATGTTCAGGTGGAGTCAAGTTTATCTATAGTTGAATTAATTGCTCTATTGTATTGCAGATTCATTATCTTGATCGGGTGCAAATACTAAAGCATAAAGTGCCAAGGACTACTCCACGAGCAAAGGCATGGACAGATGCTCTGATCTCTGAAAGGATGCATTGGAGATTAAGAATCTTGGAACTTATGGAAAAGGAAAACTGGTGACATATTATTTGTTATTTACCTCATTTCATATAAAAAGTATTGATGTATGTATTGCGTGGCTTTGCTATTGAAAAGGTTGGTTTAATTTGATGTTAAAGGTTGAACGAGATGATTCGAAAGAGAATGAATATGGTGCCCAGAGTACTGAACTATCCCCCGATTTGGTAGGGATGCTGATGAATAGCGAGCATGCCGATATCAGTGTAAGTGGGTCTGTTCCATAGTTAATGAAATTTATTGTTTGATTTGACGTAATTACTGCATATTATTGTCAACATTATGGGTCATTGATAGGCCTATTAGCTTCATTCTACATACAATTACATGTTAATATATAAAACCAATTCCAATAGTATATTGAACAAATAAGTTATCTTGAATTAAGTCAGATGATTGTAAATACATAAATTTAGTGATCTTTTGAATAATCatgttataaataaataaaaattcaatgTTCGTGgtgaccattttatttattaccATAGAATTTAAAGTTATAGAACCTATGCCAGCAGTACAAAAGTTAAATTAAGAACTTTCACTTAAATATACTATTGTGTATGCCTGTATTGTATTCCATTCTTGAGAGCATGTGGGTCATTTATGAATTGATAATGTCGTCATGTAACTGCAGGCTAAGCTAAATGAGCTGTATAACATTGCTGTTAGTAGCCAACGAATGATATTAAAGATTGCAGAAATGCTCGCTTCTCATCCAAGAGCAAAAGCTTCCATTTCTGGGCCTGAAGCACTAGACAAAGGAAAAAAACCTATACATGAGGACTATACAATGCACAAGAGTCCTGATACCGAAGAAGAGCTAGAATTTCAATCTGCCGAAGAAAGGGGCAACgatgaggatgatgatgctAATGAATTTGATGCGGAAGGGTCTGAAGAAAACGAGCATAATGCAGCGCAGAGTGAAAAAAACGATACTAATACGAGGACAAATATTGAACCCATCCCAAACCCAGAGTTGAATGAAGATATAATGGGTATGGAGAATTCAATTCCTACCTCATTAGTTGTGCCCGATAACATCAGTCAGGGATTGCAACAAGGGGTTACTATGACAACAATTGAGCAAGGAAGCATTATACACCTTCAAGAGTAAGAGCAGGAGCAATATAGGTCAAATGTCATAGAACCTGCCGAAGAAGGTCAATCAACGGTGCAACCACCTTTGAACGCCAGTGCATCGACGTCACATCTACATGAGCCAGATACACCACGTAGGTTGCGGTCATATGGTCGAAAACGGAAAGGTTGGTACAGTTATATTATTTATAAGGTTCTAATTCAAGTAACATGATTGTAACAGCTATATACACACACGGTAACTCTATTTATACCCTCATGTTGCTATCTATATGGGTCTGAATTCTCGCTAGTCATCATCGAAAACTTGTAAGCATACTGTTATAACACACCAATGTCAGCTGCATATAAAACGGACCTAGCAAACTGAATTGAGTATAATAATTAAGTATGACTTTATTCCAGCCACATTCAGATAAGCCTAATGTCATATTAAGTCAATTGGAAAGTTACAGTGTGTTTGACAAACTGTTAGTTACATCGTGTTTGAAGATTGTTATAAAATAGTTATTGGGAAATCACAGTATGTTTAAAGATTGTtacgaaaaaaattatttgggaAGTTACAGattaaaaattaatacaaaacttcaTACATGAAAACTGTTAGTTACAAAGTGTTTGTAGGTTGTTAGAAAATAGTTATTTGAAAGTTACAGTGTGTTCAAAAactgttacaaaatagttatttggaaagttacagtttgaaaattaatacaaaatttcataTTTGAAAACTGTTAGTTACGAAGTGTTTGTAggttgttacaaaatagttattgggAAGTTATAGTGTGTTCGTTGACTGTTACAAAATAGGGAAGTTGCAGtttaaaaattaatacaaaactccatattTGAAGTCTGTTGGTTACGAAGTGTTTGTAggttgttacaaaatagttattgaaaagttacagTATGTTCGAAAACTGTTACAAAACAGTTATTTGGGAAGGtataatttgaaaattaatacaAGACTCCATATTTGAAGACTGTTTGTTACGAAGTGTTTGTAagttgttacaaaatagttattgagAAGTTGAATGTTATTGAAAACTGTTACAAAATACTTCATTGGGAAGTTAGAGTgtgaaaattaatacaaaatcGTATGTTAGATGATTGCATGTTACAGTGCATTTGTAggttgttacaaaatagttattgcGGTAAATGATGGtgtgtttgaaaataaaatagttATTGGGACAGTTACAGTGTGTTTGaaaattaattgattggtgTTTCTAGACTGTTAGTTACACTATGCTTGAAGATTGTTACAAAATATTTTACAATTTGTTACATAATAACAAATAAATTGCATATGAAATGCATGTTCTTTACTTTTCAGGAGGCCCTAACATTGAGATAAATCACAAGTCTACACGTGCAATAAAGAAGAGCACCATTCTGCGGCCGGCGGAGTACATTCTACCAGCACCTGTGATAGTAAGGTTGTACGTTAAAAATGTGGCTGCATATGCATTGGACCCCgacaaaaatcccaaataagatTCTTAATAAAACTATTAATTCGACATTGTGAGCCATTCATTTCGATAAGTACGCATGTGGTTCATTGTAAGATGGCCCAAGAAAACAGTATAAAAATGGATAAGAATTGATTTCATTATTACATGTTCGTTTTTTGGAGTACGAGTATTAATTATTAGTAAATTGTTCAATTGTGGCCCGGATTTGATAGGAACATACTTATTCAAATATTTCAATTCTCGTTGACACGACTTGACTTGAAGTCACTCAAAAATGGCATGCATATGTTGAATCGGGTCAGTAGTTTATTACGTTTATTCAAAAAGTTTGATTATCAATTTATTGATTGGATTAGTGATACGTAAACGCAATTATAACAGTCAATTACATGTTTTGGAAACCATTAGAAATTGATTAGGTGATTGATATGTTTACCCGTCTTATGAATTGGGGTGGAAAAACTGCCAAAAGTAAAAAGCTTGAACGCGACATCGTTGAACCTCTAGCAGTTGTGAGTTTGAAATTTGGACTACATCTTATTATATGCTAAATTTTTTCAGCATCATATCTAAATTGGTATTACAAACCAACACACTATTACTGACGTCTTCTACACTACTCCCACTCATCCATGTTATTGGTTGCAGAAAGAAAttttaaatgagaaaatttgACAAGCTACCTGATGCTAGCTTATCTGCTAAGCTGAAAAAGTTATTCAAAGTTTGCAATAACAATACGGGGGTTGATCCCGCGAATTGTGATTGGGTATGCAATTACCACCTTTAATCCAAGGCTTTTTATTAGATGTTGAATATCCAAAATTGTAGACTCAGGTTACATATAATTCAAATGTGTTACCTTTTTTATACCTTATTCGTTTCAGATACTTGTGTCTGTATGCACAGAGGGGTATTGATTTGTCTACAGTTTTGATGTCTCACAGTGAGAAGTGCACCTACTAGACCCTAATAGCAATCAAGCAAAGAGCAAAGACATAAGTGTACTGAATCGACTAGTATGTTGGACTGTCACGTAAACGCATTATAAGAGAAGAGGATGACACATTAGTGCTTCTAATCTGTTTTACATAATCTTTAGTGCGCTACAGAAACGTGCTCTAGGGTTAGTCGTGGCGACAAAGTTTGACAAGGAAATTAACTTCTTCAGTTTCGCATATTTGGTTGCCGATGCCCCTCATCACTGACCAAATATAATGTAAATAGTTtgatttctcacatcattattGTTAGAGttgcaaatattttatttcaacacATATACTCCAACTGACTAATGAGAAGACAATATGAACAGATGTGACAGTGGTGTCTTCATCATAACATTCATAGAGCATTGGAGTGGAAGGTTGGCTGTTCGGCTTACAAAGGTATTACAATTGCCCTCCTTTTTTTCCTAGTTTATAACTGAAATTGTGGTTTATAGTTGTTGCCTTTGCTTTCGAAATTacttattatttttaaattggaAAGGAAAATGTTGGCAAGTATCGAGTGCTATACACAGCTTGATTGTGTACCTCAGCAAAGAACTCTAAGTTTCCGGACAGCTTTGCAAACCTGCAAGTACCAAAACGGGCGCAGTTGAATGTTGgtaatgcatgaatttcatgAAGTCAAATATGACTGTAGTTGGACAAAATTGGATCTTCTCCCATTTATACATTGTTATGTGTGTAAT
The Coffea arabica cultivar ET-39 chromosome 6c, Coffea Arabica ET-39 HiFi, whole genome shotgun sequence genome window above contains:
- the LOC113694085 gene encoding uncharacterized protein, producing MARTRAGSTLQEAEREELTETSGDTEHRAPPNSSNRGRMGRKRSNKMNDRLGGEEEMVTARISEITEPVPPLNPWMKFRKEYQRTVSAKGVKLIEYNDIVRAAYNKLSEEELRMRKKEYLKEKEEYEKEMKRLGEPIVRKARVHIKIHYLDRVQILKHKVPRTTPRAKAWTDALISERMHWRLRILELMEKENWLNEMIRKRMNMVPRVLNYPPIW